From the Balearica regulorum gibbericeps isolate bBalReg1 chromosome 11, bBalReg1.pri, whole genome shotgun sequence genome, the window GGTCTCATGGtccaggccatcggatccacacagttCAATAAACAcagttgtccctctcctccacctggctggaggtaaggcccctctaatcctggtcATCGTATTCATTACTCACTTCTTCCAAAAAGGACTCAGAAGTCCCTTCAACAAGATCATAAGTATAAGTATGTCTTTCGCTCAGTCTGGGGGGATGTccgctggaaactggagcagcatttttcctggaagaatcccttttataactgttttgccttgcagctcacgtaCTCGTGCCTCTAAGGTTGAGGTAGgtttccatcccacttcctcatgtcatCCCCATGCTCATGCAGGTAAAAAACACAGGAGACCCccatggtgtgtaccctctatgtcctctctcttgagcacaggaatgcttactcctaacagctgagatACCGGTCCGTACTGGTGGGGAATAGGCCATattctctttgagttgctggacctcccggaacagtttctccacagccaagagggaggaagagagactttctttgtattgctggaGTTAGccagcaacttcatccaccgttggtgcctcttcacctttccagtcactgccaatgagttggcatACAACAATGGAGTGCTCCGTAAAAACTTCTGCCACGTGAGttgggtacattggacttcatcaggatctgcGGGTAACTGCACGTTGTCcggtcataataaaccatctcccacacagctaattccctcagcAACTGCATAGCTCTCTCCATGGTGatccacttgcctggatgacatacatcatcttcactgaagggatacctttccttcacgCTTGACAGAAGTCACCTCCAGAAGCTGAGGGCTTGTGCCTTTTTCACCAAGCGCCTTGTtgatgcccccttccctagacagggatcccagaTACTCagcctccctaccctctaattccaggctactggccccattatccgAGATCCGGAGCAGCGAGGTGATAATGTGCTCacctggaaggcggctgaaatctttttgcatatctcacagctcactcagggacagtAATCGAGTGACtgcctctggttctgcctcttccttctgttCCCATGATGGTCcaggttcatcatcatccctaAGTGAACTGggctttttgtgtatttcttcgTGCatataggggcaactgatactggcacgggttggggttttttggttcagctgcagtgcctgtcactggggttGGTGTAGACACAGCTCCTGTTGCTCTTTTCCCCCTCATGGCACTGCCtactatcgagcagtgtttggtttggttgaCACtagccagggcccagcacagtgtggcaagttgtgcctctttggaataaccacagcattttcctttcaaatattctatcactttatcagAGTCCTCTGcttgttcaggagtgaagttccaaaccattggaggtgagaagttctctagatacctgcccatattctcccacatgccatgccacccacGACTATCCAGCCAGccttggggcagatctctgggtgctattcttaaaacaatttcttgtaaccctaaacaggacttgaaacacattcaggagacatagcaataggagcatgctggcttgaacatcccaagagtattcaaaattctcaaaagctgctgtaaccagcctgaaggaaagaggggaggtgaaagagcggGAGAAACTactctccccccccgcccccatcttccccatagattgggtgctATTAATAATCAATTCCAAGAGATGTCGTCCGAGGTACAGACATGACGGCAATGCcacatacaagtaccagcttaATCTCATCACCATTGATGGTATCATATCTTAAGTTaatattacacagtacagcaaaatgagaatcctgacccctctcccagaggtgataaagaGCACCGCAGGAAACACATAGAGCAAGTAAGGCTTCACATACCAGAGCCatgtgagaaaacaaaacaccattgtgaccagcaactctttaaatagcattttaaatactgatgacaactttgttttaacacactcctgtcagatctgtcattatctcaacccttcaagccccacattgggcaccaaaaGAGATCTGAcgcagctgagtaccacgcagttgctcgctcacccctccccatcctgctgatggagaatcagaaggaaaaggtaaaactcatgggttggggtaagaacagtttactgggacagtaAAGGAAGAgtgaaataacaacaacagtactgagaatatacaaagcaggtgataacACAAGGTAATTTACTGACCAGAGGACCACTGGGCTGGACACTCAGCCCATACTAAGACCAATCTGGAGCTGCAAGGAAGCCACCTCTCCCCAACTAgccccttttatactgagcagGAGGTCATGgggtatggaatacccctttggctagtttgggtcacctgtcctggctccttgtgaaaattaattctatcctaGCCGAAACCATGACAGGAATGCAGCCCTGTGGCCCTAATGCAACTGCCAGAAAGCCACATCTTCAACCTAGATGGTGCGTGATGGATGTGCAGTCCAGCATGCTCTTTGCCACCACCTGAAcctcatcttctcttttttctaatttttaaagcatcagcTCTAGCAGGGCCTTGAATCTCCTGGTGGCCAACCAAGCGGTTCCCCTGGAGCTCACCTCTGTTTCATGGTGGATGTCTCCTGTCTGTCTCCCAGGCTGCACCCCCTCACCTTGTCCTCCCTGGAGAACCTCCCCTTGGGCCATGAGCTGTGGACACCCCAATCTACCGTATGCCACTGTACTATGTTGCCAGTAGGTTCTGTCTTTCAAGCCACCTCATTTGCAGTGGTGCAACAGAGGAGCgagagcagagcagtgctgctgcatgCTCTCAGCCGTCTGCCACTGCTCCTTGGGTGCTGAGGGGGCTCTGCTCAGCTGTGGCCCCCCACCAGTTACCTGTTGGTTCCTATGTGTGGGTCAGTGTGTGGGTCAGCCACAGCATCCTCTTGGCGTTTCCTCCAAGGCATGTGAGGTAACCCAAGCTCCAGATTCTCACTGGCACTGGGATGGCGACAGCTGCAGCCTTGCTGACAGCTCAGGGAAAGAGCAAGGAGATCTGAAATCCTATAGCTCTGTTAAGCTCCCAGGACTACAAATTCCCCTGTCACAGGGCTCTGCCCAGTTTCCCAGGTCCCAGATGATCCCTCCTGCCTGAGTAGAGGCTCTGGATGccagcagtatttttttacCCACTTTTGGGACCATTGGGTCATTTATTGTGTCTTGAGGCATTGCAGTCCTTTGAGGGAGGCACATGACTTATGCTGGTGTGACAGTTCCCCAGTGCCCTCATGTTTACCTCTTAGCTTTTGGGTTGGATGTGGGTTTATAAACAGACTACCCAGGTATAAGGAGGTCTGATGGTGACATGTGTCCTCCCCTCAAGTGGGGCCATCTCCCTTGCTAATGAGATGACAAAGAAAAGCCCTACAttgctgctggccagggcaTCTCAAGGTGGGGATGGCTGAACTTAGCTGGTGGTAGAGCAGCAGACCAGTGTAAAATGAGTCTGGAGTCATCTCTCTGGTGAGCTCCAGAATTTCAGCAAGGGTTGATCCTAACTTTGGACTTCAGAGATCACCTTGGGGTGGCAGCAGATCCTGCAGGCTGTTGTAAGGGGATTAATTAGGTTAAACAAACAGTGTGGGACATGGATGGGGTTACATTAGCTCCTGAGAACCCAGTGGGTTCCTGTCCTGAGTGAACTCCCTGGGCAACTGCTGCCTAGAGGACCTGCCCTTTGCActgtctgatagagccaaggGTTTATGTTGAACCCAGTTTCTGAGCAGAAATACTCTCCAGGCACTGTGTGCTCCAGCAGGTCAGGGCAGCACCCAGGAAACAGCTGCCTCTGCAAACAggaacaacacaaaaaaaataatatttgctttaGATGCTTGTAGGAACTAAGTAAAACCTTTGCTCTCAAGAAGGTTTCCTTGGGTCCCAGAATGGGAGTAGGGAGTCCAAGCAAACCTCTCCTGGATACGGGGGGCCCATGTAACATTTTGTGCTCTTCTTCTGTGACGACAATGATTTTCCAGGGGACAAATTTCCCTGGGTTGCACAAGACCCTGCATCGAAGGATGTCTTGGCCACATGCACTGCTTTGGTCCGCTGGTACCTCTGTCTAGCAGGTTATCCTGCCTTTTGGGTCTGAGGGAGATCAGCACAGGTTTTGCCCTGTGACTCTGGGAagtctcttcccttcttttgcAGGAAACTTTCAGCTGCTTCTATAAATGCTAAAGAAACTGAGAGCAGTTGGTCAAGAGGAGTCGTAGGCTGCCCCAAGGCAAGCATGAGCACTAGGGTGGCACTGATGCCTCCATGCCGGATGCTGATGGGACAGCAGGCGCTGGGAGGTCTTTTGCCCACCCCAGGTGCAGATCCACCCTGCAGTGCCCATTCCCTCTGCCAGTCACAGCGGCAGGACAGAAATGCCTCTTGACATAATGTGAGTGCCAGGTCCTGTCAGCTGCCGAGCTGCTATGTCCATCTTTAGCCTGCTCTCCAGTTACCAGCCACGTCCTCTGGCTGCCTCCAAAGATAGGCAAAACCACCTCCCGGCGCCTGGGTTGGAAACTGCGGGGAAGCAGAGGGGGGATCATGGGCAGGGAAGAGATTGATGGGATTTTTGTGGAAGGAGTCAAGGACACTGCAAGTACGCCTGAGCTATGGCGTCGCTGTGCTACAACAAAGGCTGTGGGCAGAGGTTTGATCCTGAGCACAACACAAAGGGTAAGTGGGCTCATCGGCCTTGCACCAGGGTGAGTGGGGAATACATGCTGCTTTCCCGGTCCGCAGCCTCAGCCACCATGCTGCAGCCTGAGCTGCCAAGCAGGGCTGAGCCgagcccagcacaggcagcctgCATGGCAGGAACTGGctcaggagctgctgggtgTCATGGGTGGCTCGTGGGAAGGATTGCTCCTCCTGAAAGATTCTGCCtgattttcccttttcagaTTCCTGCCTGTATCATCCAGGTGTCCCCATCTTCCACGATGCCCTGAAGGTGAGTGGGACATAAgccggggctgcagctgcagggagagacTTTGTGCCTGGCGGGATTGCCCACACCTGACCAGTTTGTCATCTCCTGGTGCCTAGGGCTGGTCTTGTTGCAAGAAACGCACAACGGACTTCTCTGAGTTCCTCTCCATAAAAGTGAGTGACCTGCCAGCCCAAATGCACCTGCTGCTCCTCCGTTCTCTCCTCCTtgcccctgccctgtcctgTCCCATTCCCATCCTGTGCCAAGGCTACCCCCTTCACCCTGTGGGCTGGGGATTTCTTGTCTGCTTCCAAGGATCCTGAAAGCAAGGGTGCTGCTCCCAAAGTGTGGGGCAGGTGCTCCAGAGAAGGGTGCTAGAAGGGGCTGGGATCCCCCACCAGGATCCTGCAGGATGAACACAAATGCCCTAAGCATCAGCACAGCTGTGAATGTCTGAACAGTTCTGtaggggggaaggaggcagcagaggacTAGGGATGTGGGGGAGACTCTTGCTGCACCTCAGCTGCCAGGCTGGGGTGCAGCAGAGCTAAGACCTGTCTGCCATGGTGCAGGTGAGGCTGCCACACCCTCTTGCCCTGGGGAATCCCTGCATGTCCCTGGTGCGGGGTCAGAGTCCATCTCTGCAGGACACAGAGTCACCAGAGCATGGAAACTAGCAGGGTTTGGGAGCAGCTGCCAGGCTAGGGAGGGCAAAGCAAGCATCAGGCTTGCctctgctgctcagggatgCACAAAGGGGTTTCACAGCAAGGAGAAGCCCCCTGAGCCTGTTGGCCAAGAGGAAGCCTCAGACAAGCTGAAAGCCAAACCAGTGGAGGAGGTCATAATCCAAAGACCAAAATCAGCTGAGAAGATGCAGCAGGAAAGACCAAGGTGAGATGGGCTCAGCTAACAGTGTCACCCTGCTGTGCCACCTCTACGTGTGTCCTACCCTGCTACTTCCTCAGAAGAGGCAACAACActtaaattgcaaaaaaaacccactcgACCTTTGCTACTGCTGTTCTCCAGCTTTGATGAGCCAAGACAACTGCTGCCGATTAAAGTATCCAGGTCTCTGGAGCAAGCTCTGCAGAAACTGAACCTGTCCTCCAAGGACAAAGTACCTGAGGGCAGTTGTCCAGGTAGGGATGAGCTGATGGATGGCAGCGGGGTTCAATGTGGCAAGTTCAGCATGTGGTTTAGCATGGCAGGTTCAGTGCAGGATGGCGGGTGCTACACGCTCAGCCACCTGCAAACCCACAGAGCTGCATCTTGGAGATGCATTGCAATGCACTGTGCTCAGGGGCTGTGCATGCTAAACTGGGGAGATGgcagtggggctgtgggggggtttgggggcaCGTGTGTATGGTGCATGCCCCAGGGTGAAACTGTGTTGCTCTCACAGGTGAAGTGGCTGCCCAGGTGAGAGCTGGCACCACCTGCAAGAATGCAGCCTGCAAGGCAGTGAGTACCCAGCAGGGTCCCAGCTTTGCATGGTCTGTGCCATTGCCAGGAGCATCACAAATCCAGTTCAGGGGCTCATCTCTCAACTGCCACCAGGTGTGGGGCAGGGTGCCAGATGGGTAGGGAGATGGCAGCACCCATCAGGTCCATCAGCTCCTGCTCATTCTGTCCCTGGAGCAGCTGCCTCTCTTGCCTCCCAGCCACATTCCTGCAAGAGGCTTCCAGATTCCTGGATTGGTGgtatatttgcatttcattgctGCTAATTGCTTGCAATGAAATAtagcatatattcaggataTGGGCATATAGGTAAAATGCATGTGGAATAAGTCCCACCTGCATTTAATTAATGCAGTACAGCCTACTTTCTATCTTGCTCCAAGGCCACCTTGAGTAGGACTGTCTGCCTGCCCCAAGGCGTGTGCTGGAGGGACCAAGCTGCTGGACGGCCAGCATgcttggaaagcagcagagaggggagtgagcaGGGAGCAAAAGGTGGGAGGTGGATAAGGACACGAGATTAACACACTCTGGGAAGAGACAGGATGGGCGAATGGCCCCTTGCACCTCAGAGTAAGTTTCTGTGGTATCCAAACTTGCCCACTGTGCCAATGCTGCCCAGCCCCGGGCTGGGACCAGGCTGTGTTTGGGAGAGGACATACAGAAGGGCTGCTGCCAGGGTCATGGGGATGATACTGGGGTCCTGGCAAGGCCAGGGTGGCTGTccagctggcagggagcaggaacCAGTGCTGGCCTGCCAGCTGGGCATAGTCCCAGAGTTAGTCTTCATAGATGCTGGACCCTGTGAAAGGGTGATGTTGGGCATCATGCTGTGCCCTACGCAGGGATGGGCACTGATGGGCAGATGCCTTGCTGTTCCATGCCATGCTGTGCCAGAGGCACAAccaaaattttcctttgcttcttgcTCCACAGATCTACCAGGGCCCAGAGAGCAACAGAGAGGTTTGTACTTTCCATCC encodes:
- the ITGB1BP2 gene encoding integrin beta-1-binding protein 2 isoform X2 — protein: MASLCYNKGCGQRFDPEHNTKDSCLYHPGVPIFHDALKGWSCCKKRTTDFSEFLSIKGCTKGFHSKEKPPEPVGQEEASDKLKAKPVEEVIIQRPKSAEKMQQERPSFDEPRQLLPIKVSRSLEQALQKLNLSSKDKVPEGSCPGEVAAQVRAGTTCKNAACKAIYQGPESNREDKAAVLCRQDWHQTSSQVVVTVYAKNPLPALSSVKANHTVLEVHIIFEGNKIFQAELDLWGVIKIEKSFVSMVPTKVEITLCKASPGSWARLELPQSRLHSCGEQKEAANAEEPGAVQEEDSDDSLSWSEEDEELEMRTLSI